A stretch of the Papaver somniferum cultivar HN1 chromosome 6, ASM357369v1, whole genome shotgun sequence genome encodes the following:
- the LOC113285718 gene encoding uncharacterized serine-rich protein C215.13 isoform X2: MKKNNFTKNKFLLCFRPVAMESRTIKSSKSEKNFESMVSEKENSKDKTSNRMRKVKSARNLLSKVAKAVFLDTSLNKSRNGKVVQDPNRSQREIFSEKLQKISILAETKSKVGEEKNNHNQTRNLDPLSSSVSSSSSTLTYSSSILSSSSTSSSSSSSSSTSTWSIPSQQDSSESKSSSWISFSGRDKSFRINSLDRKEKKIDDTKSSSSSSNFYYICGLCLLLFSLSVLIFCGKVSAILCTSTWFYFVSTTTRPHVEELSGNKSSSSTLEMEEEDVQSKLEKKKVIMEGFLGMNNNHHKILSLQH, translated from the exons ATGAAGAAGAacaattttacaaaaaataaattcTTACTCTGTTTTCGACCCGTTGCAATGGAAAGCAGAACAATTAAATCATCGAAATCCGAGAAGAATTTCGAATCAATGGTTTCAGAGAAAGAGAATTCGAAAGATAAAACATCTAATCGTATGCGTAAGGTTAAATCCGCTCGTAATCTTTTATCCAAAGTGGCTAAAGCGGTTTTCCTTGACACTTCTCTG AATAAAAGTCGAAATGGTAAAGTAGTGCAAGATCCAAATCGTTCACAAAGAGAGATTTTTTCAGAAAAACTTCAGAAAATTTCAATTCTAGCGGAAACGAAATCAAAAGTAGGAGAAGAGAAAAACAATCACAATCAAACAAGAAATTTGGATCCTTTATCATCATCGGTATCGTCGTCATCATCAACTTTAACATACTCTTCATCAATTTTATCATCTTCgtctacatcatcatcatcatcgtcttcatcatctacttctacatGGTCAATACCATCGCAACAAGACTCATCAGAATCAAAGAGTAGTAGTTGGATATCTTTTTCTGGAAGGGATAAATCATTCAGAATTAACTCTTTAgatcgaaaagagaagaaaattgaTGATACaaaatcatcatcgtcatcatcaaatttCTATTACATTTGTGGATTATGTCTACTTCTATTTAGTTTATCAGTATTGATTTTCTGTGGAAAAGTTTCTGCAATTCTTTGTACATCCACTTGGTTTTACTTTGTTTCGACTACTACTCGTCCACACGTCGAAGAACTTTCTGGtaataaatcatcatcatcaacattggaaatggaagaagaagatgttCAGTCaaaacttgagaagaagaaagtaatAATGGAGGGATTTTTAGGAATGAATAACAATCACCATAAAATTTTGAGTCTACAAcactga
- the LOC113285718 gene encoding uncharacterized serine-rich protein C215.13 isoform X1: protein MKKNNFTKNKFLLCFRPVAMESRTIKSSKSEKNFESMVSEKENSKDKTSNRMRKVKSARNLLSKVAKAVFLDTSLKNKSRNGKVVQDPNRSQREIFSEKLQKISILAETKSKVGEEKNNHNQTRNLDPLSSSVSSSSSTLTYSSSILSSSSTSSSSSSSSSTSTWSIPSQQDSSESKSSSWISFSGRDKSFRINSLDRKEKKIDDTKSSSSSSNFYYICGLCLLLFSLSVLIFCGKVSAILCTSTWFYFVSTTTRPHVEELSGNKSSSSTLEMEEEDVQSKLEKKKVIMEGFLGMNNNHHKILSLQH, encoded by the exons ATGAAGAAGAacaattttacaaaaaataaattcTTACTCTGTTTTCGACCCGTTGCAATGGAAAGCAGAACAATTAAATCATCGAAATCCGAGAAGAATTTCGAATCAATGGTTTCAGAGAAAGAGAATTCGAAAGATAAAACATCTAATCGTATGCGTAAGGTTAAATCCGCTCGTAATCTTTTATCCAAAGTGGCTAAAGCGGTTTTCCTTGACACTTCTCTG AAGAATAAAAGTCGAAATGGTAAAGTAGTGCAAGATCCAAATCGTTCACAAAGAGAGATTTTTTCAGAAAAACTTCAGAAAATTTCAATTCTAGCGGAAACGAAATCAAAAGTAGGAGAAGAGAAAAACAATCACAATCAAACAAGAAATTTGGATCCTTTATCATCATCGGTATCGTCGTCATCATCAACTTTAACATACTCTTCATCAATTTTATCATCTTCgtctacatcatcatcatcatcgtcttcatcatctacttctacatGGTCAATACCATCGCAACAAGACTCATCAGAATCAAAGAGTAGTAGTTGGATATCTTTTTCTGGAAGGGATAAATCATTCAGAATTAACTCTTTAgatcgaaaagagaagaaaattgaTGATACaaaatcatcatcgtcatcatcaaatttCTATTACATTTGTGGATTATGTCTACTTCTATTTAGTTTATCAGTATTGATTTTCTGTGGAAAAGTTTCTGCAATTCTTTGTACATCCACTTGGTTTTACTTTGTTTCGACTACTACTCGTCCACACGTCGAAGAACTTTCTGGtaataaatcatcatcatcaacattggaaatggaagaagaagatgttCAGTCaaaacttgagaagaagaaagtaatAATGGAGGGATTTTTAGGAATGAATAACAATCACCATAAAATTTTGAGTCTACAAcactga